In the Deinococcus humi genome, one interval contains:
- a CDS encoding AAA family ATPase has translation MNFDQDRYAGTTVNPLNPSPGGIMSTANHVLALIKSHLSGDDEQFLSVALQVAAREARAGHANVAQELRKLIDQARAQDGLPRPETPSPIAFRPTPPKGELASLLSVSHPRQRLKDLVVEDSAERRLARIVHEYAQQDQLRSHGLSPRRKILMIGPPGSGKTMTAHALAGELGLPLMTLLLEGVITKFMGETASKLRTVFEAMATMRGVYFFDEFDAIGARRSAGNDVGEIRRVLNSFLQLLEKDESTSLIMAATNHPELLDPALFRRFDDVLEYGLPDEAVIARILKVRLARFSPPRFAWSPAIQAAAGLSHAEITRAADEAAKSAVLSNRPKISSKDLLEAIAERKLAQQ, from the coding sequence ATGAACTTTGATCAAGACCGTTATGCTGGCACCACGGTCAATCCGCTTAACCCTAGCCCCGGAGGCATCATGAGTACGGCCAACCATGTTCTCGCATTAATCAAGAGCCACCTCTCTGGAGACGACGAACAGTTTCTGTCCGTCGCGCTTCAGGTCGCGGCTCGTGAGGCGAGAGCTGGCCATGCCAATGTTGCTCAAGAGTTGCGGAAATTGATCGATCAAGCTCGGGCCCAAGATGGCCTCCCCAGGCCCGAGACGCCATCGCCGATCGCCTTTCGTCCCACTCCACCCAAGGGCGAATTGGCCTCACTGCTTTCAGTGTCTCATCCCCGCCAGCGCCTCAAAGACCTGGTGGTCGAGGACTCTGCAGAACGTCGTTTGGCCCGTATCGTTCATGAATACGCCCAGCAGGATCAATTGCGGTCTCATGGTCTCTCTCCGCGCCGCAAGATCCTGATGATCGGGCCTCCAGGGAGTGGAAAGACCATGACCGCACATGCGCTGGCGGGAGAACTTGGCTTGCCCTTGATGACTCTGCTACTGGAAGGGGTCATTACAAAGTTCATGGGGGAGACCGCCTCTAAACTGCGCACCGTTTTCGAGGCGATGGCCACCATGCGCGGGGTGTACTTTTTTGACGAGTTCGACGCCATTGGAGCAAGACGGAGTGCGGGCAACGATGTCGGTGAGATTCGCCGCGTTCTCAACTCATTTCTGCAACTGCTAGAGAAGGACGAGTCCACCAGTCTGATCATGGCGGCCACCAACCATCCTGAATTGCTCGACCCCGCATTGTTCCGCCGCTTCGATGATGTTCTGGAATATGGCTTGCCGGACGAAGCGGTGATCGCTCGCATCCTCAAGGTGCGACTTGCACGCTTCTCGCCCCCTCGTTTTGCCTGGAGCCCGGCGATTCAAGCAGCTGCAGGCCTTAGCCACGCAGAGATCACACGTGCCGCTGACGAAGCGGCCAAGAGTGCGGTGCTCAGCAACCGGCCTAAAATTTCGTCGAAAGATCTGCTAGAGGCAATCGCGGAGCGCAAGCTGGCACAACAGTGA
- a CDS encoding S8 family peptidase, with protein MGVALAAAVAASVNQRDQALQLGVQGVYLDFEFASKNAAKELLDRLDSTQVGMNLAAVHQDDKTGVVRATVAVPDASVPKLTKKITDYRNRNNRYGNPMNAALVTNIEGIRHAALRSIFVGDPRRLPEPHTPIWWETWIRAGTREEFLNLARQSQLEVSDTSLTFPDREILLVRSSLDVLSRIFLNSLIMAEVRLALDTPSVFIEMRNDEQVEWSDEAAARLLPPEADVQSSVLILDSGVNRSHALIAPYLAATDWQALQSTWGPNDMRRFDGHGTAMAGLALHGDLEAFLKSTTPKQYTHVLESVKILPPAGRNDPKLYGRITQNAVRLMESINPGRWRVTCLAVTAKDDAKGGRPTAWSSAVDQLASGVAVEEEAKRLIVVSAGNSQPSTADVLGNYLDFADTSEVHSPAQAWNALTVGAFTERTNMIDPTFASWALVAPFGDLSPTSSTSLLWHDQWPLKPEVVFEGGNMIADASTPEPHTHTDVRLLTTDYDLGAAQFRHFGDTSAAAALASQMAARLAAAQPTYWPETVRGMLVHSADWTDAMKGHRTSTSFQGNRLLLRRYGYGVPNIERALKSASNDLTLVIQDSLRPFKNEGGRVKTNQMNIHRFPWASLDLTALEGIDLELRVTLSYFIEPNPSERGFIQRFRYASHGLRFAVKGPLEDEESFKARIQHESRPDEGAGIRDAGNELWEFGPKLRTSGSLHSDRWRGDIATLQGCESILIYPVSGWWREKRGGVPDYWDRDARYSLIVTLRAPEAEIDIYTPITTALTVPVSTEI; from the coding sequence TTGGGAGTTGCCCTGGCAGCCGCTGTGGCAGCTTCCGTGAATCAGCGCGATCAAGCTCTGCAACTAGGGGTTCAAGGCGTTTATCTAGATTTTGAATTCGCTTCCAAGAACGCCGCCAAAGAGCTGCTAGACCGCTTGGATTCTACCCAAGTCGGCATGAACTTGGCGGCCGTCCACCAGGACGATAAGACGGGCGTAGTTCGCGCTACCGTAGCTGTCCCAGACGCCTCAGTTCCCAAATTGACGAAAAAGATCACCGACTATCGGAACAGGAACAACCGATATGGGAATCCAATGAACGCTGCGCTTGTCACTAATATTGAGGGCATCCGCCACGCTGCCCTGCGTTCAATTTTTGTGGGTGACCCCCGAAGATTGCCCGAACCCCACACCCCGATCTGGTGGGAGACCTGGATTCGGGCGGGTACGCGTGAAGAGTTCTTGAATCTCGCCCGCCAGAGCCAGCTGGAAGTCTCCGACACCAGCCTGACTTTCCCGGATCGGGAGATTCTGCTCGTCCGAAGCAGCCTAGATGTTCTGAGTCGCATCTTTCTCAATTCTCTCATCATGGCCGAAGTCCGACTGGCGCTGGATACACCCAGCGTATTCATCGAGATGCGCAACGATGAGCAGGTCGAGTGGAGTGACGAAGCAGCGGCCCGCTTACTTCCTCCAGAAGCTGATGTCCAGAGCTCGGTGCTGATCCTGGATAGTGGCGTAAATCGGAGTCACGCGCTGATTGCCCCTTATCTCGCTGCCACTGACTGGCAGGCATTGCAATCGACCTGGGGCCCTAACGACATGAGGAGATTTGATGGGCACGGGACCGCTATGGCCGGTCTCGCCCTGCACGGTGATCTGGAAGCATTTCTGAAATCAACCACACCGAAGCAGTACACGCATGTGCTTGAGTCGGTCAAAATTCTCCCGCCAGCTGGGCGTAATGATCCCAAGCTCTATGGCCGCATTACTCAGAATGCCGTTCGTTTGATGGAGAGTATCAATCCAGGACGCTGGCGCGTGACTTGCCTGGCCGTGACAGCAAAAGATGATGCCAAAGGTGGTCGGCCAACTGCTTGGTCTTCTGCGGTAGATCAGCTCGCGAGTGGCGTCGCAGTCGAGGAGGAGGCCAAACGCTTGATTGTGGTGAGTGCAGGCAATTCACAGCCCTCGACTGCCGATGTTCTGGGTAACTATCTCGATTTCGCCGATACATCTGAGGTTCATAGCCCTGCCCAAGCCTGGAATGCCTTGACGGTCGGTGCATTCACCGAGCGAACGAATATGATTGATCCTACGTTCGCAAGCTGGGCACTTGTTGCACCGTTCGGCGATCTCTCGCCAACAAGTAGTACTTCGTTGCTCTGGCACGATCAGTGGCCGCTGAAACCTGAGGTGGTCTTTGAGGGCGGCAATATGATTGCCGATGCATCTACCCCCGAGCCTCACACTCACACAGATGTCCGGTTGCTCACGACGGACTATGACCTCGGGGCCGCCCAGTTCCGGCATTTCGGAGACACGAGCGCCGCTGCTGCCTTGGCCTCGCAGATGGCCGCACGTTTAGCGGCAGCCCAACCCACGTATTGGCCAGAAACAGTTCGGGGCATGCTCGTTCATTCAGCAGACTGGACTGATGCCATGAAAGGCCATCGGACGTCGACATCCTTTCAGGGAAACCGCTTGCTGTTGCGGCGGTACGGCTATGGAGTGCCGAATATTGAACGGGCGCTGAAAAGCGCAAGCAATGACTTAACTTTGGTGATACAAGATTCTCTCCGCCCATTCAAAAATGAAGGCGGAAGGGTCAAAACCAACCAAATGAATATCCATCGTTTCCCCTGGGCGAGCCTCGATTTAACTGCCCTGGAAGGAATTGACCTGGAATTGCGAGTTACGCTGTCCTACTTTATCGAGCCAAATCCAAGTGAGAGAGGCTTTATCCAGCGCTTCCGGTACGCCTCCCACGGTTTGAGGTTCGCCGTAAAGGGACCATTGGAAGACGAAGAGAGCTTCAAAGCCAGGATTCAGCATGAAAGCCGGCCAGATGAAGGTGCTGGCATTCGCGATGCTGGAAACGAACTGTGGGAATTTGGACCTAAGCTCAGAACCTCCGGCTCACTTCATTCGGATCGCTGGCGAGGAGATATCGCAACACTTCAAGGCTGTGAATCCATCTTGATCTATCCCGTCAGCGGCTGGTGGCGGGAGAAACGTGGAGGCGTGCCAGACTATTGGGACCGGGATGCCCGCTATTCATTGATCGTGACACTGCGCGCTCCAGAAGCGGAGATTGATATTTATACTCCGATCACAACGGCGCTCACCGTCCCTGTGAGTACGGAAATTTAA